The proteins below are encoded in one region of Xenopus laevis strain J_2021 chromosome 8L, Xenopus_laevis_v10.1, whole genome shotgun sequence:
- the tnf.L gene encoding tumor necrosis factor L homeolog, whose translation MNSVESQMENGLLIVRQERSNRNSTWRFVSICAFLLLLGSTILFALLHFQIIPNFAEKDESKMPEILAIKSCLESVPVAQAMKGEKLAAHFTGFKESDKLFWEPFDSDSSVAEKMLKDNSIVIPEKGFYFVYTQVSFTGPDCKREPLHLTHTVNVVRESYPTEEPILTSMKTVCEVHSGATWFQSIYEGGIFNLEKGSVISTETKHIEFLDADKESKIYLGILAV comes from the exons atgaatagtgTAGAGTCACAGATGGAGAATGGGCTCCTAATTGTCAGGCAGGAAAGAAGCAACAGGAATTCCACCTGGCGCTTTGTCAGTATCTGTGCATTCCTGTTATTACTGGGATCCACCATCCTCTTTGCTCTGCTGCATTTTCAGATCATCCCAAACTTTGCTGAAAAG gatgaGAGCAAGATGCCGGAAATATTGGCTATCAAGTCTTGTTTAG AGTCTGTACCAGTAGCCCAAGCAATGAAAGGGGAAAAGCTGGCAGCTCATTTTACag GTTTTAAAGAAAGTGACAAATTATTTTGGGAGCCATTTGATTCCGATTCATCTGTTGCTGAAAAAATGCTCAAGGATAACTCCATCGTTATTCCAGAGAAAGGTTTCTACTTTGTGTACACCCAGGTGTCCTTCACAGGTCCTGACTGCAAAAGGGAACCTCTCCATCTTACCCATACAGTCAACGTAGTAAGGGAGTCATATCCAACTGAAGAGCCAATCCTCACTTCTATGAAGACGGTCTGTGAGGTGCATTCAGGTGCCACTTGGTTTCAGTCCATCTATGAAGGGGGGATCTTTAATCTGGAAAAGGGCTCTGTTATCTCAACTGAAACCAAACACATTGAGTTTCTTGATGCCGACAAAGAAAGTAAAATCTACCTGGGCATCCTTGCCGTATGA